A window of the Roseburia sp. 831b genome harbors these coding sequences:
- a CDS encoding peptide chain release factor 3, translated as MADLRKEIEKRRTFAIISHPDAGKTTLTEKFLLYGGAINLAGSVKGKATARHAVSDWMEIEKQRGISVTSSVLQFNYGGYCINILDTPGHQDFSEDTYRTLMAADSAVMVIDASKGVEAQTRKLFKVCVMRHIPIFTFINKMDRDANDTFDLLDDIEKELGIATCPVNWPIGSGKNFKGVYDRNTKKVMTFSDTLKGTKEGQEKQIDIDDPALVDEIGQDYKDKLLEEIELLDGASAEFDMDLVSKGELSPVFFGSALTNFGVETFLQHFLKMTYSPLPRKADIGEIDPFQEDFSAFVFKIQANMNKNHRDRIAFMRICSGKFEAGMEVTHVQGGNKKIKLSQPQQMMAQERHIVEEAYAGDIIGVFDPGIFSIGDTITTAKPFQFEGIPTFAPEHFARVRQVDTMKRKQFMKGMQQIAQEGAIQIFQEYNMGMEEVIVGVVGVLQFDVLKYRLENEYNVEIRMENLPYEHIRWIENKDIDMDKLTGTSDMKKIQDLKGRPLLLFVNAWSVGMTLDRNEGLVLSEFGRE; from the coding sequence TTGGCTGACTTAAGAAAAGAAATAGAGAAACGTCGTACCTTTGCAATTATTTCCCATCCGGATGCAGGTAAGACAACATTGACAGAGAAGTTTTTATTGTATGGAGGTGCAATCAATCTAGCTGGTTCCGTAAAAGGAAAAGCGACAGCACGCCATGCAGTGTCTGACTGGATGGAAATCGAAAAGCAAAGAGGTATCTCTGTTACTTCTTCTGTTTTACAGTTTAATTATGGCGGTTACTGCATCAATATTTTGGATACACCAGGACATCAGGATTTCTCGGAGGACACGTATCGTACCCTTATGGCAGCAGACTCTGCGGTCATGGTAATCGATGCATCCAAAGGTGTTGAGGCGCAGACAAGAAAGCTGTTTAAAGTCTGTGTTATGAGACATATCCCGATTTTTACTTTTATTAACAAGATGGACCGTGATGCAAACGATACCTTCGACCTGTTAGATGATATCGAAAAAGAGCTTGGTATCGCAACATGCCCGGTTAACTGGCCAATCGGTTCCGGAAAGAATTTTAAGGGGGTATATGACCGTAATACAAAGAAGGTCATGACCTTTTCCGATACATTAAAAGGAACCAAGGAGGGACAGGAAAAACAGATTGACATTGATGACCCGGCTTTGGTGGATGAAATCGGACAGGATTATAAGGACAAGCTGTTAGAAGAGATTGAATTGTTAGATGGAGCAAGTGCTGAGTTTGATATGGACTTAGTAAGCAAGGGTGAACTTTCTCCTGTATTTTTCGGTTCTGCCTTAACAAACTTTGGTGTTGAGACCTTTTTACAGCATTTCTTGAAAATGACATATTCTCCATTGCCACGTAAGGCAGATATCGGAGAGATTGACCCATTCCAGGAGGATTTTTCTGCGTTTGTCTTTAAGATTCAGGCGAATATGAATAAGAATCACCGTGACCGAATTGCGTTTATGAGAATCTGTTCCGGTAAATTTGAGGCTGGTATGGAAGTCACACACGTACAGGGTGGCAATAAGAAGATTAAATTATCCCAACCGCAGCAGATGATGGCACAGGAGCGCCACATTGTAGAGGAGGCTTATGCCGGAGATATCATTGGTGTGTTTGACCCGGGTATTTTTTCGATTGGAGATACAATTACCACGGCAAAACCGTTCCAGTTTGAAGGTATTCCGACCTTCGCGCCGGAGCATTTTGCAAGAGTACGCCAGGTCGATACGATGAAGCGGAAACAGTTCATGAAGGGAATGCAGCAGATTGCACAGGAAGGTGCCATTCAGATTTTCCAGGAATATAATATGGGAATGGAAGAGGTCATCGTCGGTGTTGTCGGTGTGCTGCAGTTTGATGTCTTAAAATATCGTCTTGAGAACGAATATAACGTTGAAATCCGTATGGAAAATCTGCCTTATGAACATATCCGCTGGATTGAAAATAAGGACATCGATATGGATAAATTAACAGGAACCTCTGATATGAAGAAGATTCAGGATTTGAAAGGCCGTCCATTGTTACTGTTTGTCAATGCATGGAGTGTCGGTATGACATTAGACCGAAATGAAGGACTTGTTTTATCAGAGTTTGGACGTGAATAA
- the trxA gene encoding thioredoxin, whose amino-acid sequence MGVVTITKENFEQEVLACKIPVVLDFWADWCEPCKMQAPVIEELAKELDGKVKFGKVDVDKEAGLALNYQVMNIPSLIVMNCGIFRARTAGFQTKEQILQLIADNQDASFSM is encoded by the coding sequence ATGGGAGTTGTGACAATCACAAAAGAAAATTTTGAACAGGAAGTATTAGCCTGCAAGATTCCGGTTGTGCTTGATTTTTGGGCAGACTGGTGCGAGCCTTGCAAAATGCAGGCTCCTGTCATAGAAGAACTTGCAAAAGAATTAGATGGAAAAGTAAAATTTGGCAAGGTCGATGTAGACAAAGAAGCCGGACTTGCCTTAAATTATCAGGTCATGAACATTCCGTCCTTGATTGTGATGAACTGTGGAATCTTTCGTGCAAGAACAGCAGGATTTCAGACAAAAGAACAGATTTTACAGCTGATTGCGGACAATCAGGATGCAAGCTTTTCGATGTAA
- a CDS encoding phosphopentomutase — protein MKRVFLIVLDSVGIGEMPDAADYGDAGSNTLKAVSKSPYFSMPNMRKLGYFNIDGVDIGEKEKAPLGSFARMTEVSKGKDTTIGHWEIAGVISPTPLPTYPNGFPQEILDEFSKRTGRGVLCNKPYSGTDVIRDYGEEHMKTGDLIVYTSADSVFQVAAHEDVVPVEQLYEYCKIAREMLQGEHGVGRVIARPFIGTPGNFTRTSRRHDFSLQPPKVTMLDQLKDAGFDVLSVGKIIDIFAEKGITEYVRSDGNADGIDKTLAYMKKDFNGLCFTNLVDYDMLYGHRNDVEGYAKALTYFDERLPELLAQMKDEDILMITADHGCDPSTPSTDHSREYTPLLMYGKPIKAGVNYGTRECFADTAATILNYFGIKPECAGKTIIEF, from the coding sequence ATGAAAAGAGTATTTTTGATTGTTTTAGATAGTGTTGGAATCGGGGAAATGCCGGATGCGGCAGATTATGGAGATGCAGGAAGCAATACATTAAAAGCAGTTTCCAAAAGCCCTTATTTTTCGATGCCAAACATGAGAAAATTGGGATATTTTAATATTGATGGAGTAGACATTGGAGAAAAGGAGAAAGCACCACTCGGTTCTTTTGCAAGAATGACAGAGGTATCCAAAGGAAAAGATACTACAATTGGTCACTGGGAGATTGCAGGAGTGATTTCACCGACACCACTTCCAACGTATCCAAATGGTTTCCCACAGGAAATCTTAGATGAATTTTCAAAGAGAACAGGAAGAGGTGTGCTTTGCAACAAGCCATATTCCGGTACCGATGTAATCCGTGATTACGGAGAGGAGCACATGAAGACAGGGGACTTAATCGTGTATACATCCGCGGACTCTGTATTCCAGGTAGCAGCACATGAGGATGTCGTTCCGGTAGAACAGCTGTATGAATATTGTAAGATTGCAAGAGAAATGTTACAGGGAGAACATGGGGTAGGACGTGTCATTGCAAGACCATTTATCGGAACACCGGGCAATTTTACAAGAACAAGCAGACGGCATGATTTTTCCTTGCAGCCACCAAAAGTTACGATGTTAGACCAGTTAAAAGATGCTGGCTTTGATGTGTTATCGGTTGGTAAGATTATCGATATTTTTGCGGAAAAAGGAATCACTGAATATGTGCGTTCCGATGGAAATGCAGATGGAATTGATAAGACACTCGCTTATATGAAGAAAGATTTTAACGGCTTATGTTTTACAAATCTGGTAGATTATGATATGTTATACGGGCACAGAAATGACGTAGAGGGATATGCAAAAGCGTTAACTTACTTTGATGAACGTCTTCCAGAGCTTTTAGCACAGATGAAAGACGAAGATATTCTTATGATTACGGCAGATCATGGTTGTGATCCAAGTACACCTTCTACCGATCATTCCAGAGAGTACACACCACTTTTGATGTATGGAAAACCAATCAAAGCAGGTGTAAACTATGGAACAAGAGAGTGTTTTGCCGACACAGCAGCGACAATTTTGAATTATTTTGGAATTAAGCCAGAATGTGCCGGAAAGACCATCATTGAATTTTAG
- the recA gene encoding recombinase RecA — MAKEDKLKALDAAISQIEKQYGKGSVMKLGDNSASMNVETVPTGSLSLDIALGLGGLPKGRIIEIYGPESSGKTTVALHAVAEVQKRGGIAGFIDAEHALDPVYAKNIGVDIDNLYISQPDCGEQALEITETMIRSGAVDIVIVDSVAALVPKAEIDGDMGDSHVGLQARLMSQGLRKLTSVVSKSNCIVIFINQLREKIGVMFGNPETTTGGRALKFYSSVRMDVRRIEALKQGGEVIGNRTRVKIVKNKVAPPFKEAEFDIMFGKGISKEGDILDLAANVGIINKSGAWYAYNGEKIGQGRENAKNYLRENPLICEEVEAKVRDHFKVDMDGEPEEDTAKAPEVELSEE, encoded by the coding sequence ATGGCGAAAGAAGATAAATTGAAAGCATTGGATGCTGCAATCTCTCAGATTGAGAAGCAGTATGGTAAGGGATCTGTTATGAAGTTGGGAGACAACTCTGCAAGCATGAATGTAGAGACGGTTCCAACCGGTTCCTTAAGTTTAGATATTGCATTAGGACTTGGCGGACTTCCAAAAGGACGTATTATTGAGATTTACGGACCAGAGTCCAGTGGTAAGACAACAGTTGCACTTCACGCAGTTGCGGAAGTACAAAAGAGAGGCGGAATTGCGGGATTTATTGATGCAGAGCATGCCTTAGATCCGGTATATGCGAAGAATATCGGGGTTGATATTGATAATCTTTATATTTCACAGCCAGACTGCGGAGAACAGGCACTTGAGATTACAGAGACCATGATTCGTTCTGGCGCTGTAGACATTGTCATCGTCGATTCTGTTGCGGCACTTGTTCCTAAGGCTGAGATTGATGGTGATATGGGAGATTCCCATGTGGGACTTCAGGCAAGACTTATGAGTCAGGGACTTCGTAAGTTAACTTCCGTAGTCAGCAAGTCTAACTGTATCGTAATTTTTATCAACCAGTTGCGTGAGAAGATTGGTGTCATGTTTGGTAACCCTGAGACAACAACGGGTGGACGTGCGTTGAAGTTCTATTCTTCTGTTCGTATGGATGTCAGAAGAATTGAGGCATTGAAACAGGGCGGTGAAGTGATTGGTAATAGAACCCGTGTTAAGATTGTAAAGAATAAGGTTGCACCTCCATTTAAGGAGGCAGAATTTGATATCATGTTCGGTAAAGGTATTTCCAAAGAGGGAGATATTCTTGACCTGGCAGCGAATGTTGGTATTATCAATAAGTCTGGTGCATGGTATGCATACAATGGCGAGAAAATTGGTCAGGGTAGAGAGAATGCCAAGAATTATCTGAGAGAGAATCCACTTATCTGTGAAGAGGTTGAGGCAAAAGTGCGCGATCATTTTAAAGTGGATATGGATGGTGAACCAGAAGAAGATACTGCCAAGGCACCGGAAGTAGAGTTAAGCGAGGAATAA
- the rny gene encoding ribonuclease Y produces MVTAIVVWFLANLYHSKVTDAKIGNADEKAREIIDEAVKTAETKKRESMLEVKEESIKAKNELDKEIKERRAEIQRSERRVVQKEENLDKKLESIERREAGFAAKEEEINKQKAQIARLNEERLQELERISGLTSEQAKEYLLKTVEEDVKLDTAKLIKELENKAKEEADKKAKDYVVTAIQKCAADHVAETTISVVQLPNDEMKGRIIGREGRNIRTLETLTGVDLIIDDTPEAVILSGFDPIRREVARIALEKLIVDGRIHPARIEEMVEKAQKEVETMIREEGETATLEVGVHGIHPELVRLLGRMKFRTSYGQNALKHSIEVAQLSGLLAAEIGVDVRTAKRAGLLHDIGKSVDHDMEGSHIQIGVDLCRKYKESALIINAVEAHHGDVEPESLIACIVQAADTISAARPGARRETLETYSNRLKQLEDITNGFKGVDKSFAIQAGREIRIMVVPEQVSDADMVLLARDISKRIESELEYPGQIKVNVIRESRVTDYAK; encoded by the coding sequence GTGGTAACTGCAATTGTCGTTTGGTTCCTTGCAAATCTGTACCATTCAAAGGTCACAGACGCTAAGATTGGTAACGCGGATGAGAAAGCAAGAGAAATCATTGATGAGGCAGTGAAGACAGCAGAGACCAAGAAGCGCGAATCCATGCTTGAGGTGAAAGAAGAGTCCATCAAGGCAAAGAATGAGCTTGATAAGGAAATCAAAGAGCGTAGAGCAGAGATTCAGCGTAGCGAACGTCGTGTTGTACAGAAAGAGGAAAACTTAGATAAGAAGTTAGAATCTATCGAGAGACGTGAAGCAGGCTTTGCTGCAAAAGAAGAAGAAATCAACAAACAGAAAGCTCAGATCGCAAGGCTCAACGAAGAGCGGTTACAGGAACTAGAAAGAATCTCAGGATTAACCTCCGAACAGGCAAAGGAATATCTTCTTAAAACCGTTGAGGAAGATGTTAAACTTGATACTGCAAAATTAATCAAAGAATTGGAAAACAAAGCAAAAGAAGAAGCTGATAAGAAGGCAAAGGATTATGTAGTTACAGCCATTCAGAAATGTGCTGCAGATCATGTCGCTGAGACAACAATCTCGGTTGTACAGCTTCCAAACGATGAGATGAAAGGTAGAATTATCGGACGTGAGGGTCGTAATATCCGTACATTAGAGACTTTGACAGGTGTTGATTTGATTATTGATGATACACCGGAAGCAGTCATCTTATCCGGATTTGATCCAATCAGAAGAGAAGTTGCCAGAATTGCATTAGAGAAATTGATTGTAGATGGACGTATTCATCCAGCTAGAATCGAAGAAATGGTAGAAAAAGCACAAAAAGAAGTAGAGACAATGATTCGTGAAGAAGGTGAGACAGCAACCTTAGAGGTTGGTGTTCACGGAATTCATCCAGAACTTGTTCGTCTGCTTGGTAGAATGAAGTTCAGAACCAGTTATGGTCAGAACGCATTGAAACATTCTATCGAGGTTGCGCAGCTTTCCGGCTTACTTGCAGCTGAAATCGGTGTCGATGTCAGAACTGCAAAGCGTGCAGGTTTATTGCATGATATTGGTAAGTCAGTCGATCATGATATGGAAGGCTCTCACATTCAGATTGGTGTCGATTTATGTAGAAAATACAAAGAATCAGCATTGATTATCAATGCAGTAGAAGCACATCACGGTGATGTAGAACCGGAATCTTTGATTGCATGTATTGTTCAGGCTGCTGATACCATCAGTGCCGCAAGACCAGGTGCAAGAAGAGAAACATTAGAAACATATTCCAACAGATTAAAGCAGTTAGAAGATATAACAAACGGATTTAAGGGTGTAGATAAGTCATTTGCTATTCAGGCGGGTAGAGAGATTCGAATTATGGTAGTTCCAGAGCAGGTTAGTGATGCCGATATGGTATTATTAGCACGTGATATTTCAAAACGGATTGAATCTGAATTAGAATATCCAGGACAGATTAAAGTAAATGTGATTCGAGAAAGCAGAGTTACGGATTACGCGAAGTAA
- a CDS encoding regulatory protein RecX: MSQIQIVSVTPLEKGKREILLGNGITFSLYSGECRKYGIKEDGYLEEEAYQKIITEVLTPRAKKRAMHLLEKMDRTKKQLFDKLSQNGYPKECIESAINYVESYHYIDDLRYAKNFIRYQQEKKSRMRLQMDLCKRGVPKELIEQALEEEYENEDKQKIYQLLLKRKYDGKSQDANEFRKQYQFCMRRGYKSADVLFVMKNMEEMDSSK, encoded by the coding sequence ATGTCACAGATACAGATTGTTTCCGTGACACCTTTAGAAAAAGGGAAAAGGGAGATTCTGTTGGGAAATGGAATCACCTTTTCCCTTTATTCAGGTGAATGCAGAAAATATGGAATCAAAGAAGATGGATATCTCGAAGAGGAAGCATATCAAAAGATAATAACAGAGGTTTTAACACCAAGAGCAAAAAAACGTGCCATGCATTTATTAGAGAAGATGGATCGTACCAAAAAACAACTTTTTGATAAGTTAAGCCAGAATGGATATCCTAAGGAGTGTATCGAGAGCGCAATCAACTACGTAGAGAGTTATCACTATATAGACGATTTACGCTATGCAAAGAATTTTATCCGTTATCAGCAAGAGAAGAAGAGCAGAATGCGTCTGCAGATGGACCTTTGCAAAAGAGGGGTTCCGAAGGAACTTATTGAGCAGGCATTAGAAGAAGAGTACGAAAATGAGGATAAGCAAAAGATTTATCAATTGCTGTTAAAACGAAAATATGACGGAAAAAGCCAGGATGCAAATGAGTTTCGCAAACAGTATCAGTTTTGTATGAGACGGGGATACAAGAGCGCGGACGTCCTTTTCGTCATGAAAAATATGGAGGAGATGGATTCGTCGAAATAA
- a CDS encoding stage III sporulation protein AF, whose translation MFEFMKSYLAVFLLFMLFFQLVPAKTYQKYIRFFMGILLAFVFLSPVLSLFMNPEEFLEKVQYEAFLEEAEEINQNAKKIEFSKQSEYFEQYKKLVEDEIERVVAAQNFTVKQLEIELTEQYEVSHISLTVTGDASHQIIIGKIEVGEEGEQTPQEKELCKNLKEALMEHYGLSEEQLDISYE comes from the coding sequence ATGTTTGAATTCATGAAAAGCTATCTTGCGGTTTTCCTCTTATTTATGTTGTTTTTTCAGTTAGTCCCTGCAAAAACGTACCAGAAATACATCCGTTTTTTCATGGGAATCCTGTTAGCGTTTGTATTTCTTTCGCCGGTACTTTCACTTTTTATGAACCCGGAGGAGTTCTTAGAAAAAGTGCAGTATGAGGCATTTTTAGAGGAGGCAGAAGAAATCAACCAAAATGCAAAAAAAATTGAATTTTCAAAACAAAGCGAATATTTTGAACAATATAAAAAATTAGTGGAAGATGAGATTGAGCGGGTTGTAGCGGCACAGAATTTCACGGTGAAGCAGCTAGAGATAGAGCTGACGGAACAATATGAGGTTTCACACATAAGCCTTACTGTTACGGGGGACGCCTCACATCAGATTATCATTGGAAAAATTGAGGTGGGAGAAGAAGGGGAACAGACGCCACAGGAGAAGGAACTATGTAAAAACTTAAAAGAGGCATTGATGGAACATTATGGATTGAGCGAGGAACAATTAGATATTTCGTATGAATGA
- a CDS encoding SpoIIIAH-like family protein, protein MKKMFRKNQIIITALALMIAVAGYISYMNENIDDKAVAQTAANASDAVTDDAMQEEYEISDEDSLLEGDIFVAEEPDESVDVAQETTETNVDAQVEEGENMENAGAAVLTSTTVGNVDFAAEMKLNREQIRSKNKEALLEIIDNTSVTEEQKQSAVNEMITMTDIAEREAAAEMLLEAKGFSDVVVSITDESCDVVLNMGDVTDAKRAQVEDIVKRKTNISAENIVITPITTQAQQQ, encoded by the coding sequence TTGAAAAAAATGTTTCGCAAGAATCAAATCATCATTACGGCGCTTGCCTTGATGATTGCGGTAGCAGGGTATATCAGCTATATGAATGAAAACATAGATGATAAAGCGGTAGCCCAGACAGCAGCAAATGCATCCGATGCAGTAACCGATGATGCAATGCAGGAAGAATATGAAATTTCAGATGAGGACAGTCTTTTAGAAGGGGACATCTTTGTGGCGGAAGAGCCGGATGAATCCGTCGATGTCGCACAGGAGACGACAGAGACGAATGTGGATGCACAGGTAGAAGAAGGCGAGAATATGGAAAACGCAGGGGCAGCAGTTCTTACAAGCACAACGGTTGGCAATGTCGACTTTGCGGCGGAAATGAAATTAAACAGGGAGCAGATTCGTTCCAAAAATAAGGAGGCATTGTTAGAAATCATTGACAATACCAGTGTGACAGAGGAGCAAAAACAGTCAGCTGTAAATGAAATGATTACAATGACCGACATTGCGGAGCGTGAGGCAGCAGCCGAGATGCTGCTTGAGGCAAAAGGATTTTCTGATGTTGTCGTAAGCATCACAGATGAATCCTGTGACGTTGTATTAAATATGGGAGATGTTACCGATGCCAAGAGAGCACAGGTGGAGGATATCGTAAAAAGAAAGACCAATATTTCAGCGGAAAATATTGTCATTACGCCAATCACGACCCAGGCACAGCAGCAATAA